The Microbacterium horticulturae genome has a window encoding:
- a CDS encoding nuclear transport factor 2 family protein: protein MSDTVVSTADLTAELARLREEVAIVRSLARRAADRGEIENLFSRYMHLHNAFEDEQIIPLWVAEGTEGIRARYTNAGQYTTWESVVRYHRGRPHPEGKLILHTTSTPVIEVAGDGETAKGVWLMAGTESGLTDPEVAKAFPDMYSEGEVLGQKVWAHWVWCKYAIDFLRQDGEWKIWKFRCYELARAPFDENWVSFGLKNQAAFDLDLMYFGEDGKPVFMPPADEPVPTENHPYSPTSVQRLDPVPPVPHETFSDTFR from the coding sequence ATGTCTGACACCGTCGTCAGCACCGCCGACCTGACCGCTGAACTCGCACGTCTGCGCGAGGAGGTGGCGATCGTCCGCTCTCTCGCTCGCCGCGCTGCCGACCGCGGCGAGATCGAGAACCTGTTCAGCCGCTACATGCACCTGCACAACGCCTTCGAAGACGAGCAGATCATCCCGCTGTGGGTGGCTGAGGGCACCGAAGGGATCCGCGCCCGCTATACCAACGCGGGCCAGTACACGACGTGGGAGAGCGTCGTGCGCTACCACCGCGGGCGCCCGCATCCCGAGGGCAAGCTGATCCTGCACACCACCTCGACGCCGGTGATCGAGGTGGCCGGCGACGGCGAGACCGCCAAGGGCGTCTGGCTCATGGCGGGTACCGAGTCGGGACTGACCGATCCGGAGGTCGCGAAGGCCTTTCCCGACATGTACTCGGAGGGCGAGGTCCTCGGCCAGAAGGTCTGGGCACACTGGGTCTGGTGCAAGTACGCTATCGACTTCCTGCGTCAGGACGGCGAGTGGAAGATCTGGAAGTTCCGTTGCTATGAGCTGGCGCGTGCACCGTTCGACGAGAACTGGGTGAGCTTCGGGCTGAAGAATCAGGCGGCGTTCGATCTCGACCTCATGTACTTCGGCGAAGACGGCAAGCCGGTCTTCATGCCGCCGGCCGACGAGCCGGTCCCGACCGAGAATCATCCGTACAGCCCGACGTCGGTGCAGCGGCTCGATCCGGTGCCACCGGTGCCGCACGAGACCTTCTCCGATACCTTCCGGTAG
- a CDS encoding ABC transporter substrate-binding protein has product MNHFRHPRAIGIGAVAAGALILAGCSGSGGGAATGDEEFSLAYAVSNSAVTSPYKVLAQTYMKAHPDVKITTNEIPLDSYGQTLTTQLNAGSSSDAFQAAPGVGQTYSIVTLAENGLLAPLGPSAEAVIPAGSKSQLQVDGKTYGTALGLTFVGTVQNNTTAEKLGATAPTEWDALLSECGSLTQQGASMYALAGGMPPNTGLMALVISATRVYAADPTWNEERASGTVTFADSQGWKDTLQAVLDMKDAGCFQKGVQGAGFDAITNGMLQGTSVAAFVPANSASDLKQNAADQTFSINAFPPAAGGEPYAIAGADYAISLAKSSKHADAVKKFLDWAATKEGQKTFADAAGSLPVGSDLSGTIYAPVADIVEAKHYMPLPNSSWANAAVYDALGSGVQGLLTGQRTIDDVLKAMDAAWK; this is encoded by the coding sequence ATGAACCACTTCCGACACCCTCGTGCGATCGGCATCGGCGCCGTCGCAGCGGGCGCGCTGATCCTTGCGGGCTGTTCCGGCTCCGGGGGAGGCGCAGCGACCGGCGACGAGGAGTTCTCGCTCGCCTACGCCGTCAGCAACAGCGCGGTCACGAGCCCTTACAAGGTGCTCGCCCAGACCTATATGAAGGCGCACCCCGACGTCAAGATCACGACCAACGAGATCCCGCTCGACTCTTACGGTCAGACCCTCACCACACAGCTCAATGCCGGCAGCTCGTCGGACGCGTTCCAGGCGGCGCCCGGCGTCGGGCAGACGTACAGCATCGTCACCCTCGCCGAGAACGGGCTCCTCGCGCCGCTGGGGCCGTCGGCCGAGGCCGTCATCCCGGCCGGCTCGAAGTCGCAGCTGCAGGTCGACGGCAAGACCTATGGGACCGCGCTGGGGCTCACCTTCGTCGGCACCGTCCAGAACAACACCACTGCCGAGAAACTGGGCGCCACGGCCCCGACCGAATGGGACGCGCTGCTCTCCGAGTGCGGGTCGCTCACCCAGCAGGGGGCGTCGATGTATGCGCTGGCGGGAGGCATGCCGCCGAACACCGGCCTCATGGCGCTCGTGATCTCCGCGACGCGCGTGTACGCGGCGGACCCGACCTGGAACGAAGAACGTGCCTCCGGCACGGTCACGTTCGCCGACAGCCAGGGCTGGAAGGACACGCTCCAGGCGGTCCTCGACATGAAAGACGCGGGTTGCTTCCAGAAGGGCGTGCAGGGCGCCGGCTTCGACGCCATCACCAACGGCATGCTGCAGGGGACCTCGGTGGCCGCGTTCGTGCCCGCCAACAGCGCGTCGGATCTCAAGCAGAACGCAGCCGATCAGACCTTCTCGATCAACGCATTCCCGCCTGCCGCCGGTGGCGAGCCGTACGCGATCGCCGGCGCGGATTACGCGATCTCGCTGGCAAAGTCGTCGAAGCACGCCGACGCGGTGAAGAAGTTCCTCGACTGGGCGGCCACGAAGGAGGGGCAGAAGACCTTCGCCGATGCGGCAGGCTCGCTTCCCGTCGGCAGTGACCTCTCCGGAACGATCTACGCACCCGTCGCCGACATCGTCGAGGCGAAGCACTACATGCCGCTCCCGAACTCCAGCTGGGCGAACGCGGCGGTCTACGACGCGCTCGGGTCCGGCGTGCAGGGGCTGCTGACGGGGCAGCGGACGATCGACGACGTCTTGAAGGCGATGGATGCCGCCTGGAAGTGA
- a CDS encoding sugar phosphate isomerase/epimerase family protein, producing the protein MNDALRWAYALNQWNYRMDVFIRHDHQQRALKTVSALGFDHIELAAGMGGRWDNIGRPEVILDNHGDAAGFGRFLAEASVRGVSSHFWDPGLPAEETGFAFFMPLDPSQHDAIVAAADPFIAFLASVGGEQLVVRPAPSAWMTGPLDDGAIRLLGSLWNRVGARAQEAGVGLALHYDCLSGIHSREQLETLLDATDPAVVGLALDTAEFTIGGIDPIAFYRDHSDRVTHVHLKDVREADTGEEYLTPGAEQTMLQGGAGRRIERWFYELGTEGGRVGVKGFVAALRERQYAGWVVVESDHAGEPAEMAMLNSWYVRHELGQKG; encoded by the coding sequence ATGAACGACGCACTCCGGTGGGCGTACGCCCTCAATCAGTGGAACTACCGCATGGACGTCTTCATCCGCCATGACCACCAGCAGCGCGCGCTCAAGACCGTGTCGGCGCTCGGCTTCGACCACATCGAGCTCGCCGCGGGCATGGGCGGACGCTGGGACAACATCGGCCGGCCGGAGGTGATCCTCGACAATCACGGGGATGCGGCGGGCTTCGGCCGCTTCCTCGCCGAGGCTTCTGTGCGTGGCGTCTCCAGCCACTTCTGGGACCCGGGGCTGCCCGCGGAGGAGACCGGATTCGCCTTCTTCATGCCGCTCGACCCGAGCCAGCACGATGCCATCGTCGCCGCCGCCGACCCCTTCATCGCATTCCTCGCCTCCGTCGGCGGGGAGCAGCTGGTGGTCCGTCCGGCTCCGTCGGCATGGATGACGGGGCCGCTCGACGACGGCGCGATTCGACTGCTCGGCTCATTGTGGAACCGCGTGGGCGCCCGGGCGCAGGAGGCCGGCGTCGGTCTCGCGCTGCACTACGACTGCCTTAGCGGCATCCACTCCCGAGAGCAGCTGGAGACGCTGCTCGACGCGACCGACCCGGCGGTGGTCGGTCTCGCCCTCGACACGGCCGAGTTCACGATCGGTGGCATCGACCCGATCGCGTTCTACCGCGACCACTCCGACCGCGTCACGCACGTTCATCTCAAAGACGTACGCGAGGCAGACACGGGCGAGGAGTACCTGACTCCCGGCGCCGAGCAGACGATGCTGCAGGGCGGGGCCGGGCGCCGCATCGAGCGCTGGTTCTACGAGCTCGGCACCGAGGGTGGCCGTGTGGGTGTGAAGGGCTTCGTCGCCGCCCTTCGTGAACGGCAGTACGCCGGCTGGGTCGTCGTGGAGAGCGACCACGCGGGCGAGCCCGCCGAGATGGCGATGCTCAACTCCTGGTATGTGCGACACGAACTCGGTCAGAAAGGCTGA
- a CDS encoding sugar phosphate isomerase/epimerase family protein, producing MAWSKWSYMDHWVTQTPQGPLPPQFNRAHMDRYLKQLAAAGFTGFDTFFFTLPALAAMYGSLQGFEAKLNEVGMEKITGVFTAYPSATPYTAPHVRETHDRIFADSLRTVQALDGLAVENFIVMPSSTYHQTEPVTDDKIKAMAELWSRVGAMTREHGMKTTCHFEFWGAVRTREQLATFFDYSDPEAVFFFCDTAQHTIAGVDPVELFREYGDRCTGFHFKDTHDVDRNEAYRTPPDPEVMSPGIDRWFYEMGTDGGLVDFPALMKEIVTSGYDGWLTVEHDKADTFGGSYAEATCVAKWYIDNVLAQAQAEVEATEGAAR from the coding sequence ATGGCCTGGAGCAAATGGTCGTACATGGATCACTGGGTGACGCAGACGCCCCAGGGGCCGTTGCCGCCGCAGTTCAACCGTGCGCACATGGACCGGTACCTCAAGCAGCTGGCGGCGGCCGGTTTCACCGGATTCGACACGTTCTTCTTCACCCTGCCCGCGCTCGCCGCGATGTACGGGTCGCTGCAGGGCTTCGAGGCGAAGCTGAACGAGGTCGGCATGGAGAAGATCACCGGCGTCTTCACCGCCTACCCGTCGGCGACGCCGTACACGGCACCGCACGTGCGTGAGACCCACGACCGGATCTTCGCCGACTCGCTGCGCACCGTGCAGGCACTCGACGGACTCGCCGTCGAGAACTTCATCGTCATGCCCTCGAGCACGTATCACCAGACCGAGCCCGTGACCGACGACAAGATCAAGGCCATGGCCGAGCTCTGGTCGCGGGTGGGCGCCATGACACGCGAGCACGGCATGAAGACGACGTGCCACTTCGAGTTCTGGGGTGCTGTGCGCACGCGCGAGCAGCTGGCCACGTTCTTCGACTACAGCGATCCGGAGGCGGTGTTCTTCTTCTGCGACACCGCGCAGCACACCATCGCCGGCGTCGACCCCGTCGAGCTGTTCCGCGAGTACGGCGACCGGTGCACGGGCTTCCACTTCAAGGACACGCACGACGTCGATCGGAATGAGGCCTACCGCACCCCACCCGACCCGGAGGTCATGTCGCCGGGGATCGACCGCTGGTTCTACGAGATGGGCACCGACGGCGGCCTCGTCGACTTTCCCGCGCTGATGAAGGAGATAGTGACGTCCGGCTACGACGGATGGCTGACGGTCGAGCACGACAAGGCCGACACGTTCGGGGGCAGCTACGCCGAAGCGACGTGTGTGGCCAAGTGGTACATCGACAACGTCCTCGCCCAGGCCCAGGCAGAGGTCGAGGCGACGGAAGGGGCGGCCCGATGA
- a CDS encoding TIM barrel protein translates to MTYQLAPNIELLFTEAGDYHDRVRAAAAAGFDAVEMWGPTGVDAPATPKDLPALKAALEETGTQLTAQLAEPRTQFMIPPWDHSEFFRKLDEGVAIAQDLGCPRMVVGSGTGFGGWKRQVQLDKLVEIYQKAIAQIDGSGITLALEPVNVRVDHPGSLLDRTAEAVYVARGVDSPFFGVLYDIYHSAVEGEDMAAELKNAADVLAYVQLADAPGRGEPGTGELDWAERLRILRTVGYDGPIGLEYYPTQESAASTALIREIAAAA, encoded by the coding sequence ATGACGTACCAACTGGCCCCGAACATCGAACTGCTCTTCACCGAGGCAGGTGACTACCACGACCGAGTGCGCGCCGCCGCGGCCGCGGGCTTCGACGCTGTGGAGATGTGGGGGCCGACCGGTGTCGACGCACCCGCGACGCCCAAGGATCTGCCCGCGCTGAAGGCGGCGCTCGAAGAGACCGGCACGCAGCTGACGGCGCAGCTCGCAGAGCCGCGCACGCAGTTCATGATCCCGCCGTGGGATCACTCGGAGTTCTTCCGCAAGCTCGACGAAGGCGTGGCCATCGCGCAGGATCTCGGCTGCCCGCGCATGGTCGTCGGCAGCGGTACCGGCTTCGGCGGCTGGAAGCGGCAGGTGCAGCTGGACAAGCTGGTCGAGATCTACCAGAAGGCGATCGCGCAGATCGACGGGTCGGGCATCACGCTCGCGCTCGAGCCCGTGAACGTGCGGGTCGACCACCCCGGTTCGCTGCTCGACCGCACGGCCGAGGCGGTGTACGTCGCGCGGGGAGTGGATTCACCGTTCTTCGGCGTGCTCTACGACATCTATCACTCCGCCGTCGAGGGCGAAGACATGGCCGCCGAACTGAAGAACGCCGCCGATGTGCTGGCCTACGTGCAGCTCGCCGACGCCCCCGGCCGCGGTGAACCGGGAACGGGAGAGCTGGACTGGGCCGAACGTCTGCGCATTCTGCGCACCGTCGGCTATGACGGGCCGATCGGCCTGGAGTACTACCCGACGCAGGAGTCCGCAGCATCCACCGCCCTCATCCGCGAGATCGCGGCAGCGGCCTGA
- a CDS encoding TetR/AcrR family transcriptional regulator, producing the protein MADRSNGYVTGRARRERLLDAAIAAFGQSGFHTATLTEIARACGISRPGLLHHFDSKEALLTAVLERRDQIDGEAFTAAIARSTSPLQALVDITAENAKTPGLTELYAVLSAEATNPRHPAHEYFATLYGRLRANLTEALEVMRIAGELPAHLPADELASEIIALKDGLSLQALLLPGTIHPAAALATAIERLTGVAVRTTR; encoded by the coding sequence GTGGCAGACCGCAGCAACGGATACGTGACCGGGCGCGCGCGCCGCGAACGGCTGCTCGACGCAGCGATCGCCGCGTTCGGCCAGTCGGGCTTCCACACCGCGACGCTCACCGAGATCGCTCGTGCGTGCGGTATCTCCCGGCCGGGCCTGCTCCATCATTTCGACAGCAAGGAAGCGCTGCTCACCGCGGTCCTGGAACGACGTGATCAGATCGACGGCGAGGCGTTCACCGCCGCGATCGCCCGATCCACCTCGCCGCTGCAGGCGCTCGTCGACATCACCGCCGAGAACGCGAAGACCCCCGGCCTCACGGAGCTGTACGCCGTCTTGTCAGCGGAGGCGACCAACCCGCGGCATCCCGCTCACGAATATTTCGCCACGTTGTACGGGCGTCTGCGGGCGAACCTCACCGAGGCGCTCGAGGTGATGCGCATCGCGGGAGAACTGCCCGCGCATCTGCCGGCAGACGAGCTGGCGAGCGAGATCATCGCTCTGAAAGACGGACTATCGCTCCAGGCGCTGCTGCTGCCGGGCACCATACACCCGGCAGCAGCACTGGCGACCGCGATCGAGCGGCTCACCGGCGTCGCCGTCAGAACGACGCGGTGA
- a CDS encoding sugar phosphate isomerase/epimerase family protein: protein MTRPITLFTGQWADLPFDEVCRLAGEWGYDGLEIACWGDHLDPNRWDDDAYVQGKLDVLERNGLKVWTISNHLKGQAVCDDPIDQRHREILPDSVWGDGDPEGVRQRAAEELKNTARLAARLGVKTVTGFTGSSIWKYVAMFPPASDEMIAEGYRDFADRWNPILDVFEQEGVRFALEPHPSEIAYDYWTAKATLDAIGHRKSFGFNFDPSHFMWQQLDPVAFILDFADDIFHVHVKESVTNLDGRNGVLGSHLPWANPRRGWTFVSTGHGEVPWEPIFRALNAIGYTGPTSVEWEDAGMERLQGAPEALGFVRDLNAITPPEAAFDAAFSTK, encoded by the coding sequence ATGACACGTCCGATCACGCTGTTCACCGGTCAATGGGCCGATCTGCCGTTCGACGAGGTGTGCCGACTTGCGGGTGAGTGGGGCTACGACGGTCTCGAGATCGCCTGCTGGGGCGATCACCTCGACCCGAACAGGTGGGATGACGACGCCTACGTGCAGGGAAAGCTCGATGTTCTCGAGCGCAACGGCCTGAAGGTGTGGACCATCTCGAACCACCTGAAGGGGCAGGCGGTGTGCGACGACCCCATCGATCAGCGTCACCGCGAGATCCTGCCCGACTCGGTGTGGGGCGACGGCGACCCGGAGGGCGTGCGGCAGCGTGCCGCCGAAGAGCTGAAGAACACGGCGCGGCTGGCCGCGCGGCTCGGTGTGAAGACGGTGACCGGATTCACCGGGTCGTCGATCTGGAAGTATGTGGCGATGTTCCCGCCCGCCTCCGATGAGATGATCGCGGAGGGGTACCGCGACTTCGCCGACCGATGGAACCCCATCCTCGACGTGTTCGAGCAGGAGGGCGTGCGCTTCGCGCTCGAGCCGCACCCGTCCGAGATCGCGTACGACTACTGGACGGCCAAGGCCACGCTCGATGCGATCGGGCACCGGAAGAGCTTCGGGTTCAACTTCGACCCCTCGCACTTCATGTGGCAGCAGCTCGACCCGGTGGCCTTCATCCTCGACTTCGCCGACGACATCTTCCACGTGCATGTGAAGGAATCGGTCACGAATCTCGACGGTCGCAACGGCGTGCTCGGCTCGCATCTGCCGTGGGCCAACCCGCGCCGCGGCTGGACGTTCGTGTCGACGGGGCACGGTGAGGTGCCCTGGGAGCCGATCTTCCGCGCCCTGAACGCGATCGGTTACACGGGCCCGACGTCGGTCGAGTGGGAGGACGCCGGCATGGAGCGCCTCCAGGGCGCGCCCGAGGCGCTCGGCTTCGTGCGCGACCTGAACGCCATCACTCCGCCGGAGGCCGCGTTCGACGCCGCGTTCTCGACGAAGTGA